A portion of the Blautia hansenii DSM 20583 genome contains these proteins:
- a CDS encoding sensor histidine kinase, whose translation MKKWIQKYKDLKYRYKLTIMMILCSLIPVCVISAYTQMRTIQIMREKEESGLKQVLEQSVDSIDNRVQIYTNLINYLTYSSDLREIMEKEYRSDYEAYLAYTEIADPLFTMPQLYHEEIRSITLYAENIQVEHGNTLAPLSVAQNQTWYSKINEKGTVQWLVKQGNKKEILAVRKFYRQDSIQAMLVLTLDYNRVLEPFADLLTENRGGLILDEQGNVVYSGYRMDAPYKPDKETSLNYLKEHYVCIEKKIEDTKWNFCLYQPKEELEKSVWTLLLGNIPVLLLCLLLILLLGYFFSRKMVERLEQLTENMNQINLGLRKVTVVSQSKDEIGVLVRTFTRMMDEINKLISQVYEAKTKLQKTEMKALQAQINPHFLYNSLSIINWKALEADNEEISRITLALSTYYRTSLNKGETMTIAANEIRNIDAYLQIQLIMHDNSFQVIKEIQEDALSYSVPKLILQPLVENAIEHGLDVSEKEEKWLKISVCKEKDALIMAVEDNGMGMSEEQAKSIITYRSKGYGVRNVNDRITLLYGEEYHLRVKSRQGEGCRIEIAIPVNKEEKRYE comes from the coding sequence ATGAAAAAATGGATACAGAAATATAAAGACCTAAAATACCGTTATAAGCTGACCATTATGATGATTTTATGCAGCCTGATACCGGTATGCGTCATCAGTGCTTATACCCAGATGAGAACGATACAGATTATGCGGGAAAAGGAAGAAAGCGGATTAAAGCAGGTGTTGGAGCAGTCTGTGGACAGCATTGATAATCGGGTGCAGATTTATACAAATCTGATAAATTATTTAACCTATTCCTCTGACTTACGGGAAATTATGGAGAAAGAATATCGCTCGGATTATGAGGCATATCTGGCATATACAGAGATTGCTGATCCACTGTTTACCATGCCGCAGCTATACCACGAGGAAATCAGAAGCATTACATTATATGCTGAAAACATTCAGGTAGAACATGGCAATACCTTAGCTCCTCTGTCTGTGGCACAAAACCAGACCTGGTATTCTAAAATCAATGAAAAGGGTACGGTGCAGTGGCTGGTAAAGCAGGGAAATAAAAAAGAAATTCTGGCAGTGCGTAAGTTTTATCGGCAGGACAGCATACAGGCAATGCTGGTTTTGACCTTGGATTACAATAGGGTATTAGAGCCTTTTGCCGATTTGCTGACGGAAAACAGAGGGGGCTTAATCTTAGACGAACAAGGAAATGTGGTGTATTCCGGATACCGCATGGATGCCCCTTATAAGCCGGATAAAGAAACTTCTCTAAACTATTTAAAAGAACATTATGTATGTATAGAGAAAAAAATAGAAGATACGAAATGGAATTTCTGTCTTTATCAGCCAAAAGAGGAGCTGGAGAAATCGGTTTGGACATTGCTTCTTGGAAACATTCCTGTGCTGCTTCTCTGTCTTTTGCTGATTTTACTTTTGGGATATTTTTTCTCAAGGAAAATGGTAGAACGTTTGGAACAGCTTACAGAAAATATGAACCAGATTAATCTGGGGCTTCGTAAAGTTACGGTGGTGAGCCAATCTAAAGATGAAATCGGTGTGCTGGTGCGTACCTTTACCAGAATGATGGATGAAATCAATAAATTGATTTCTCAGGTATATGAGGCAAAAACTAAGCTGCAAAAAACAGAGATGAAAGCCCTTCAGGCGCAGATTAATCCTCATTTTCTCTACAATTCTCTTTCTATTATTAACTGGAAAGCCCTTGAGGCAGACAATGAGGAGATTAGCCGGATTACGCTGGCATTGTCTACCTATTATCGCACCAGCCTGAACAAAGGAGAGACTATGACAATCGCTGCAAACGAAATCCGAAATATTGATGCCTATCTTCAAATTCAGCTTATTATGCACGACAACAGTTTTCAGGTTATCAAAGAAATACAGGAAGATGCTTTAAGCTACTCTGTGCCCAAGTTGATTTTACAACCGTTAGTGGAAAATGCCATTGAGCATGGTTTAGACGTATCGGAAAAGGAAGAGAAATGGCTGAAAATTTCTGTCTGCAAAGAGAAAGATGCCTTAATTATGGCAGTGGAGGACAATGGCATGGGTATGTCAGAGGAACAGGCAAAGTCTATCATCACTTATCGTTCTAAGGGATATGGGGTACGCAATGTCAATGACAGAATAACACTGCTTTACGGAGAGGAATATCATTTAAGGGTAAAAAGCCGTCAGGGAGAGGGATGCCGAATAGAGATTGCTATTCCTGTCAATAAGGAGGAAAAACGATATGAATAA
- a CDS encoding response regulator transcription factor — MYRILIVDDEKLERNGIKFLLKKTGTELEVFEASNGRDALELLKHQTVEILLTDIKMPYVSGLELAEKVSSQYPEMKIVMFSGYSDFSYAQTAIRYGVSDYILKPVDPLEFQKTMKKLLEEIEREKAEEVQQIKTQDYLYQFFLQNYLYGGKVDIEEMKRNLDFQQYHYMVLIQTSSSFFEMEEEIFKEKLKEEIRRDFFYLNLNAGEGLFFFKEKHSDYALLCREIYQFFKLRYNTECLLAVSEELKSFEELPAVFGALEMVLEDQFYQPEKHIFSLKENEDRETNAALGDAELLKRILEDIHHRDMGHLKKHFEQLKVVYHPEKAYSEMYVKFLFSSIIKEIYEAMDLPDEKRLSREIDRLYRAKRLQDVWKLTEKAMEELEEYLAEEEKGTRSEVTQVKNYIYQNYQEELSVDILAEKVYLSPGYLSYIFKQETGMNLNRFIKAFRMDKAKELLENSQKKISQIAKEVGFSNNSYFCRSFREYFGVTPESCRKGTAEYEKMDTEI, encoded by the coding sequence ATGTACAGGATTTTAATTGTAGACGATGAAAAGCTGGAGCGAAACGGCATTAAGTTTTTATTGAAAAAGACAGGAACAGAGCTGGAGGTTTTTGAAGCATCAAACGGAAGGGATGCGCTGGAGCTTTTGAAACATCAAACAGTGGAAATTCTTCTGACGGATATTAAGATGCCCTATGTGAGCGGTTTGGAGCTGGCAGAAAAGGTATCTTCACAATATCCGGAAATGAAAATCGTGATGTTCAGCGGATATAGTGACTTTTCTTATGCACAGACGGCAATCCGATACGGGGTCTCTGATTATATTTTAAAGCCCGTAGATCCTTTGGAATTCCAGAAGACCATGAAAAAGCTGTTGGAAGAAATCGAAAGAGAGAAAGCAGAAGAAGTACAGCAGATTAAAACACAGGATTATTTATACCAGTTCTTTTTGCAGAATTATTTGTACGGGGGAAAAGTCGATATTGAGGAAATGAAGAGAAATCTGGATTTCCAACAGTATCATTACATGGTTTTAATTCAGACCTCCAGCAGTTTTTTTGAAATGGAAGAAGAAATCTTTAAAGAAAAATTAAAAGAGGAAATTCGCCGTGATTTCTTTTATCTGAATTTAAATGCGGGAGAAGGACTTTTCTTCTTTAAGGAGAAGCACAGCGATTATGCGCTTTTGTGCAGGGAAATTTATCAGTTTTTTAAGCTTCGTTATAATACGGAATGCTTATTGGCTGTCAGCGAGGAATTAAAAAGCTTTGAGGAGTTGCCGGCGGTTTTCGGAGCGTTGGAAATGGTGCTGGAAGACCAGTTTTATCAGCCGGAAAAGCATATTTTTTCTTTAAAAGAGAATGAAGACAGAGAAACAAACGCAGCGCTTGGGGATGCAGAGCTTTTAAAACGAATTTTAGAAGACATTCATCATCGGGATATGGGGCATTTAAAAAAACATTTTGAGCAGTTGAAAGTCGTGTATCATCCGGAAAAAGCATATTCTGAAATGTATGTGAAATTTTTATTTTCCAGTATTATAAAAGAAATTTATGAAGCCATGGATTTGCCTGATGAGAAAAGATTGAGCAGAGAAATTGACCGCTTATATCGTGCCAAAAGGCTGCAAGATGTATGGAAGCTTACCGAAAAAGCCATGGAGGAGCTGGAGGAATATCTGGCAGAAGAAGAAAAGGGTACGAGAAGCGAAGTGACGCAGGTGAAAAATTACATTTATCAGAATTATCAGGAGGAATTAAGCGTAGACATTCTGGCGGAAAAAGTATATTTGTCACCGGGGTATTTAAGCTACATTTTTAAACAGGAAACAGGTATGAATTTAAACCGTTTTATTAAAGCTTTTCGTATGGATAAGGCAAAAGAGCTGCTGGAAAACAGTCAGAAAAAAATTTCTCAGATTGCCAAGGAAGTGGGATTTTCCAATAATTCTTATTTTTGCCGAAGCTTTCGGGAATATTTCGGAGTGACACCGGAGTCTTGCAGGAAAGGAACTGCGGAGTATGAAAAAATGGATACAGAAATATAA
- a CDS encoding carbohydrate ABC transporter permease, whose product MKARKAKHGWLLTLIFSVISVLYMYPIILVFINSFKKKAYISRYPFKIPKGNMFVGWENYIRGLEKTGFFEAFLWTLFITVCSVALIVVCCSMCAWYISRVKTLSTKIIYVLCLFAMVVPFQMEMYTLSKIANMLKLDNPWGLIIIYLGFGAGLAVFMFTGFVKAIPIEIEEASMIDGCTPLQCYFKVVFPIMKPTCITVAILDAMWIWNDYLLPVLVLDTKKYKTISIAIQYLKGGYGSIDMGAMMGVLVLSILPIIVFYLFCQRYIIEGVAAGAVKG is encoded by the coding sequence ATGAAAGCAAGAAAAGCAAAACATGGTTGGCTGCTGACACTGATTTTTTCAGTTATCAGCGTACTGTATATGTACCCCATTATACTGGTATTTATCAACTCTTTTAAAAAGAAAGCATATATCAGCCGTTATCCCTTTAAAATTCCAAAGGGAAATATGTTTGTAGGCTGGGAAAACTATATCCGAGGTCTGGAAAAGACAGGATTTTTCGAAGCATTTTTATGGACCTTATTTATTACCGTATGCTCGGTGGCTCTGATTGTCGTTTGCTGTTCCATGTGTGCGTGGTATATCAGCAGAGTAAAAACCTTGAGTACAAAAATTATCTATGTTTTATGTCTGTTTGCGATGGTAGTTCCTTTTCAGATGGAAATGTATACCTTATCTAAAATTGCAAATATGCTGAAGCTGGATAATCCTTGGGGATTGATTATTATCTATCTGGGATTTGGCGCAGGACTTGCAGTCTTTATGTTTACAGGATTTGTAAAGGCAATTCCGATTGAAATCGAAGAAGCAAGTATGATTGACGGATGTACGCCGCTGCAATGTTATTTTAAGGTGGTATTTCCTATTATGAAACCTACCTGTATTACCGTGGCAATTTTGGATGCCATGTGGATATGGAACGACTATCTGCTGCCTGTGCTGGTGTTGGACACAAAGAAATATAAAACAATTTCCATTGCCATTCAATATTTGAAGGGCGGATACGGTTCGATTGACATGGGAGCTATGATGGGCGTTTTGGTATTGTCCATTCTTCCGATTATTGTGTTCTATCTTTTCTGCCAGCGTTATATTATCGAAGGTGTTGCAGCAGGCGCTGTAAAAGGTTGA
- a CDS encoding carbohydrate ABC transporter permease, with amino-acid sequence MEKSIKKYFPVFVLPTMLAFVLGFIAPFALGIYLSFCKFTTVTDARWVGFQNYLKAFQDTEFYHALWYTVLFTAVSVILINVLAFTVAMLLTKGIKGTNLFRTVFFMPNLIGGIILGYIWQLLLNGVLAQYGKTLTFSSTYGFWGLVILVCWQQVGYMMIIYISGIQNIPGELIEAAKIDGANARQLLRHVTLPMVMPSITICTFLTLTNGFKLFDQNLALTNGAPSNMSELIALNIYRTFYGRPGYEGVGQAKAVIFFVLVGIIALIQNRLTRTKEVQQ; translated from the coding sequence TTGGAAAAATCAATTAAAAAATATTTTCCTGTGTTTGTATTGCCCACCATGCTGGCATTTGTTTTAGGATTTATTGCACCCTTTGCTTTGGGTATTTATCTTTCCTTTTGCAAATTTACAACGGTAACAGATGCCAGATGGGTAGGGTTTCAAAATTATTTAAAAGCTTTTCAGGACACAGAATTTTATCACGCTTTATGGTATACGGTTCTATTTACCGCAGTATCCGTCATTTTGATTAACGTATTGGCATTTACCGTGGCAATGCTTTTAACAAAGGGAATTAAAGGAACAAACCTTTTCCGTACAGTATTTTTTATGCCGAACTTAATCGGCGGTATTATTTTAGGTTATATCTGGCAGCTTTTGTTAAACGGTGTGTTGGCACAGTACGGAAAAACTTTAACTTTTTCCTCTACCTACGGTTTCTGGGGACTGGTTATTCTGGTGTGTTGGCAGCAAGTAGGTTATATGATGATTATCTATATTTCAGGCATTCAGAATATACCGGGTGAGCTCATTGAAGCGGCAAAGATTGACGGGGCAAATGCAAGACAGCTTCTTCGTCATGTTACCCTTCCTATGGTCATGCCGTCTATTACCATCTGTACGTTTTTGACACTGACCAACGGCTTTAAGCTCTTTGACCAGAACTTAGCCCTCACCAACGGCGCACCGTCAAATATGTCAGAGCTTATAGCATTAAATATTTACAGAACTTTCTATGGTCGTCCCGGCTATGAAGGCGTAGGACAGGCAAAAGCCGTTATTTTCTTTGTCTTAGTGGGAATTATTGCTTTAATACAAAATCGATTGACCAGAACAAAGGAGGTGCAGCAGTAA
- a CDS encoding ABC transporter substrate-binding protein, whose product MKFKKVFAMLMTATMLTSMLAGCGGSTENEDKETPKEESSEAKGDKEKGGDGKVYYLNFKPEQADQWVELAKTYTDETGVEVEVQTAAAGTYESTLKSEMAKDEPPTLFQVNGPVGLASWKDYCYDLSDSQIYKDVSSDDYVLKDGDAVQGIAYVIETYGLIYNKALLNKYFELPDAEIKSIDELNNFEALKKVADGIQKNKDELGVSGAFTSAGMDASSDWRFKTHLANLPVYYEYKEDGITSSEAIKGTYIENFKNVWDLYLKDSTCEPSMISSKTGEDAASEFALGEAVFYQNGTWAYNDIKDMEVADEDMGMLPIYIGAEGEENQGLCTGSENYWCVNKKASEEDIQATLDFLTWVVESDEGRDMLANEMGFITPFKTFDEYLPENPLVKAYDEYAKAGKTPVSWNFTTMPSEEWKNKVGSAMLEYAQGTGEWDAVKAAFVDGWASEYEAAHAE is encoded by the coding sequence ATGAAATTTAAAAAAGTATTTGCAATGCTGATGACAGCAACTATGCTTACATCTATGCTGGCAGGCTGCGGTGGCAGCACAGAAAACGAAGACAAAGAAACACCAAAGGAAGAGTCTTCCGAAGCAAAAGGCGACAAGGAAAAAGGCGGGGACGGAAAGGTATATTATCTGAACTTTAAGCCGGAGCAGGCAGACCAGTGGGTGGAGCTGGCAAAAACTTATACAGATGAAACCGGCGTAGAAGTAGAGGTACAGACAGCGGCAGCCGGCACTTATGAGTCTACCTTGAAATCTGAAATGGCAAAGGACGAGCCTCCTACACTGTTTCAGGTAAACGGTCCGGTGGGACTGGCTTCATGGAAGGATTACTGCTATGATTTATCTGACTCTCAGATTTATAAGGATGTGAGCAGTGACGATTATGTATTAAAAGACGGAGATGCTGTTCAGGGTATTGCTTATGTAATTGAAACCTATGGTTTGATTTATAACAAGGCACTGCTGAATAAATACTTTGAACTTCCGGATGCAGAAATCAAATCCATTGATGAATTAAACAATTTTGAAGCACTGAAAAAAGTAGCAGACGGTATTCAGAAAAACAAAGATGAGTTAGGTGTTTCCGGTGCATTTACATCTGCCGGTATGGATGCTTCTTCTGACTGGAGATTTAAAACACATTTAGCAAACCTTCCGGTTTACTATGAATATAAAGAAGACGGAATTACTTCCTCAGAGGCAATCAAAGGCACTTATATTGAAAACTTCAAAAATGTATGGGATTTATATTTAAAAGACTCCACTTGTGAACCTTCTATGATTTCCTCTAAGACAGGTGAAGATGCAGCTTCTGAATTCGCACTTGGCGAAGCTGTTTTCTACCAGAACGGAACATGGGCTTACAATGATATTAAAGACATGGAAGTAGCAGATGAGGATATGGGAATGCTTCCTATCTACATTGGTGCAGAAGGTGAAGAAAATCAGGGACTTTGCACAGGTTCTGAAAACTACTGGTGTGTAAATAAGAAAGCATCAGAAGAAGATATTCAGGCAACATTGGACTTCCTTACATGGGTTGTAGAAAGTGATGAAGGACGAGATATGCTTGCAAATGAAATGGGATTTATTACACCATTTAAGACCTTTGACGAGTATCTGCCGGAAAATCCGTTGGTAAAAGCATATGATGAATATGCAAAAGCAGGCAAAACACCGGTAAGCTGGAACTTTACAACTATGCCTTCCGAAGAATGGAAGAATAAGGTTGGTTCTGCAATGCTGGAATATGCACAGGGAACAGGAGAATGGGACGCTGTGAAAGCTGCATTTGTAGATGGCTGGGCTTCTGAATACGAAGCAGCACACGCAGAATAA
- a CDS encoding dicarboxylate/amino acid:cation symporter: protein MKKLFNNLPFRLLLGVVIGILAGQVANLPVMHVIVTAKFILGQIITFCVPLIIIGFIAPSITKLGNSASKILGVAILSAYTSSVFAALFSMGAGYTLIPHLSIVSEVDGLKELPELVFKLEIPQIMPVMSALVLSVMIGLAATWTKAKTTIRFLDEFQKMILLIVSKVLIPILPFFIAVTFCALSYEGTITKQLPVFLKVILIVMAGHYIWLALLYLIGGIYSGKNPWKVLKNYGPAYLTAVGTMSSAATLAVALRCAKKSEPELRDDMVDFGIPLFANIHLCGSVLTEVFFVMVVSKILYGELPSVGSMILFCVLLGVFAIGAPGVPGGTVMASLGLIISVLGFDETGTALILTIFALQDSFGTACNVTGDGALTMILTGFAEKHKIEQQKIEIDL, encoded by the coding sequence GTGAAAAAATTATTTAATAACTTGCCTTTTCGCCTGCTTTTAGGCGTTGTAATCGGTATTCTTGCAGGGCAGGTGGCAAATCTTCCGGTAATGCACGTAATCGTAACTGCCAAATTTATTCTGGGGCAGATTATTACTTTTTGTGTGCCATTGATTATTATCGGATTTATTGCGCCGTCTATTACAAAATTGGGAAATAGTGCCTCTAAAATATTGGGGGTAGCAATTCTTTCTGCTTATACATCTTCAGTTTTTGCCGCATTATTTTCTATGGGAGCAGGATATACACTTATTCCTCATTTATCTATTGTTTCAGAGGTAGATGGCTTAAAGGAACTTCCAGAGCTAGTATTTAAACTGGAAATTCCTCAGATTATGCCTGTTATGAGTGCATTAGTCCTGTCTGTTATGATTGGCCTTGCTGCTACATGGACAAAAGCCAAAACTACGATACGGTTTTTAGATGAATTTCAGAAGATGATACTTCTCATTGTATCAAAGGTGCTTATTCCTATTTTGCCATTCTTTATTGCAGTTACTTTCTGTGCATTATCTTATGAAGGAACCATCACAAAACAGCTTCCTGTATTTCTTAAAGTGATTTTGATTGTAATGGCAGGGCATTATATCTGGCTGGCGCTTTTGTATCTCATCGGGGGTATTTATTCCGGTAAAAATCCGTGGAAAGTATTAAAAAATTATGGTCCGGCTTATTTGACAGCAGTAGGAACTATGTCATCTGCAGCGACATTGGCAGTTGCGCTGCGTTGTGCTAAGAAATCAGAACCTGAGCTTCGTGATGATATGGTGGATTTTGGAATTCCCCTTTTTGCCAATATTCACCTTTGTGGTTCTGTGCTGACAGAAGTATTCTTCGTTATGGTAGTTTCTAAGATTTTATATGGAGAATTACCTTCTGTAGGAAGCATGATACTGTTTTGTGTTCTTTTAGGTGTGTTTGCTATTGGAGCTCCGGGAGTACCGGGAGGTACGGTTATGGCATCTCTGGGGCTGATTATCAGCGTTTTAGGATTTGATGAAACAGGTACAGCTTTGATATTGACAATTTTTGCATTGCAGGACAGCTTTGGTACTGCTTGTAACGTCACCGGTGACGGAGCGCTGACTATGATTTTAACAGGATTTGCGGAGAAGCATAAAATAGAACAACAAAAAATAGAAATCGACTTGTAA
- a CDS encoding iron-sulfur cluster assembly scaffold protein — MIYSHEVETMCPVAQGVNHGAAPIPEEAKWVKAKEIKDISGLTHGVGWCAPQQGTCKLTLNVKEGIIQEALVETIGCSGMTHSAAMASEILPGRTILEALNTDLVCDAINTAMRELFLQIVYGRTQSAFSEDGLPIGAGLEDLGKGLRSQVGTMYGTLKKGPRYLEMTDGYVTGIALNEDDEIIGYKFVSFGKMMDFIKAGDDANTAFEKAQGQYGRVADAVKIIDPRKE, encoded by the coding sequence ATGATTTATTCACATGAAGTAGAAACAATGTGCCCAGTAGCACAGGGCGTGAATCACGGTGCAGCTCCAATTCCGGAAGAAGCAAAGTGGGTAAAAGCAAAAGAAATCAAAGATATATCTGGTTTAACACACGGTGTAGGCTGGTGTGCTCCTCAGCAGGGTACTTGTAAATTAACATTAAATGTTAAAGAAGGTATCATTCAGGAAGCATTAGTTGAAACAATCGGATGTTCTGGTATGACTCATTCAGCTGCTATGGCATCTGAAATTTTACCTGGAAGAACAATTCTGGAAGCATTAAACACAGACTTAGTATGTGATGCTATCAATACAGCTATGAGAGAATTATTCTTACAGATTGTATACGGACGTACACAGAGTGCTTTCTCTGAAGACGGACTTCCAATCGGTGCTGGACTTGAAGACTTAGGTAAAGGATTACGTTCTCAGGTTGGTACAATGTACGGAACATTAAAGAAAGGTCCTCGTTATCTTGAAATGACAGATGGCTATGTAACAGGCATCGCTTTAAACGAAGATGATGAAATTATCGGTTACAAATTTGTAAGCTTTGGTAAAATGATGGACTTCATCAAAGCTGGTGATGATGCAAACACAGCATTTGAAAAAGCTCAGGGACAGTATGGTCGTGTAGCTGACGCTGTTAAGATCATCGATCCACGTAAAGAGTAA
- a CDS encoding GGGtGRT protein encodes MALFESYERREKQILAVLKEYGINSIEEAAEVTKAAGLDVYKMVEGIQPICFENAKWAYTVGAAIAIKKGCKRAADAAAAIGEGLQSFCIPGSVADQRKVGLGHGNLGKMLLEEDTKCFAFLAGHESFAAAEGAIGIAEKANKVRKEPLRVILNGLGKDAAQIIARINGFTYVETEMDYYTGEVKEVFRKAYSDGLRAKVNCYGANDVTEGVAIMHKEGVDVSITGNSTNPTRFQHPVAGTYKKECVEQGKKYFSVASGGGTGRTLHPDNMAAGPASYGMTDTMGRMHSDAQFAGSSSVPAHVEMMGLIGAGNNPMVGMTVAVAVAIEEAAKEGRF; translated from the coding sequence ATGGCTTTATTTGAATCATATGAAAGAAGAGAGAAACAAATTCTGGCTGTTTTAAAAGAGTACGGAATTAATTCTATCGAAGAAGCAGCTGAAGTTACAAAAGCTGCTGGTTTAGATGTATACAAAATGGTTGAAGGCATTCAGCCAATCTGTTTTGAAAATGCAAAATGGGCTTACACTGTAGGTGCTGCTATTGCAATCAAAAAAGGCTGCAAAAGAGCTGCTGATGCTGCTGCTGCAATCGGTGAAGGTCTTCAGTCTTTCTGTATTCCAGGTTCTGTTGCAGACCAGCGTAAAGTAGGTCTTGGACATGGTAACTTAGGAAAAATGTTACTGGAAGAAGATACAAAATGTTTTGCTTTCTTAGCAGGTCACGAATCTTTCGCTGCTGCTGAAGGTGCTATCGGTATCGCTGAAAAAGCAAACAAAGTTCGTAAAGAGCCTCTGCGTGTTATCTTAAACGGTTTAGGAAAAGATGCTGCTCAGATTATCGCTCGTATCAATGGATTTACTTATGTAGAAACTGAAATGGATTACTACACAGGTGAAGTGAAAGAAGTATTCCGTAAAGCTTACTCTGATGGACTTCGTGCAAAAGTTAACTGCTACGGTGCTAATGATGTAACAGAAGGTGTTGCTATCATGCACAAAGAAGGTGTTGACGTTTCCATTACAGGTAACTCTACAAACCCAACACGTTTCCAGCATCCAGTAGCTGGTACATACAAAAAAGAATGTGTTGAACAGGGTAAAAAATACTTCTCTGTTGCTTCCGGTGGTGGTACAGGACGTACACTTCACCCAGACAACATGGCTGCAGGTCCAGCTTCCTACGGTATGACAGATACTATGGGACGTATGCACTCTGACGCTCAGTTCGCTGGTTCTTCTTCTGTTCCTGCTCACGTAGAAATGATGGGACTTATCGGCGCTGGTAACAACCCAATGGTTGGTATGACTGTTGCTGTTGCTGTTGCTATTGAAGAAGCTGCAAAAGAAGGAAGATTTTAA
- a CDS encoding TVP38/TMEM64 family protein has translation MEKTKTAMCLNLCTILGMAGMIWFIWYGIDNRLFVSSESLQAFLDRFGLFAPALFILIQMVQVVIPILPGAIGCLGGVLIFGPVWGFVYNYVGIAMGSVLAFLLSKHYGRPFVHHIIGEKNYNKYIGWLDKGKAFDKAFAVAIFLPVAPDDLLCYIAGLTKMSLKKFTCIILLGKPGSIFLYSLGLTGIMELIKYVF, from the coding sequence ATGGAAAAAACAAAAACAGCAATGTGTTTAAATTTATGTACCATTCTTGGTATGGCGGGAATGATATGGTTTATCTGGTATGGGATTGATAACCGATTGTTTGTATCTTCTGAGTCTTTGCAGGCATTTTTAGACCGTTTTGGACTTTTTGCTCCTGCCCTTTTTATCCTGATACAGATGGTGCAGGTAGTCATTCCTATTTTGCCGGGAGCAATCGGATGTCTGGGCGGTGTGCTGATTTTCGGACCGGTATGGGGCTTTGTATATAATTATGTAGGAATAGCCATGGGCTCTGTTTTGGCATTTCTTTTGTCAAAGCATTATGGAAGACCATTTGTTCATCATATTATCGGAGAGAAAAATTATAACAAATATATTGGCTGGCTGGACAAAGGCAAAGCCTTTGATAAAGCCTTTGCCGTGGCAATTTTTCTTCCCGTAGCGCCGGATGATTTGCTTTGTTACATAGCCGGACTGACGAAAATGTCTTTAAAGAAATTTACATGTATTATTCTTTTGGGAAAACCGGGTTCTATTTTTTTATATAGTTTGGGGCTTACGGGAATTATGGAGCTTATCAAATATGTATTTTAG